One genomic segment of Pseudomonas sp. p1(2021b) includes these proteins:
- a CDS encoding MdtB/MuxB family multidrug efflux RND transporter permease subunit yields the protein MNLSRLFILRPVATTLSMLAIVLAGLIAYKLLPVSALPQVDYPTIRVMTLYPGASPQVMTSAVTAPLERQFGQMPGLTQMASTSSGGASVLTLRFNLDMNMDVAEQQVQAAINAATNLLPSDLPAPPVYNKVNPADTPVLTLAISSKTMPLPKLNDLVDTRVAQKLAQISGVGMVSIAGGQRQAVRIKVNVDALAANGLNLEDVRTLIGASNVNQPKGNFDGPTRVSMLDANDQLRSPEEYANLILAYNNGAPLRLKDVAEIVDGAENERLAAWANENQAVLLNIQRQPGANVIEVVDLIKAMLPSITDNLPAGLDVMVLTDRTQTIRAAVKDVQHELLIAIALVVMVTFVFLRRFSATIIPSIAVPLSLIGTFGVMYLAGFSVNNLTLMALTIATGFVVDDAIVMLENISRHIEEGETPLQAALKGARQIGFTLVSLTFSLIAVLIPLLFMADVVGRLFREFAITLAVAILISLVVSLTLTPMMCARLLKREPREEEQGRFYRASGAWIDWLIERYGRGLQWVLKHQPLTLLVAVASLALTVFLYIIVPKGFFPVQDTGVIQGISEAPQATSFAAMSERQQALSKVILQDPAVQSLSSYIGVDGDNATLNSGRLLINLKPHGERDVTASGVIERLQPQLDTLVGIRLFMQPVQDLSIEDRVSRTQYQFSLSSPDADLLAEWSGKLVQALQQRPELQDVASDLQDKGLQVYLVIDRDMASRLGISVSQITNALYDAFGQRQISTIYTQASQYRVVLQSQTASSIGPQALESIHVKASDGGQVRLSALARIEQRQAQLAISHIGQFPAVMMSFNLAHGASLGEAVKVIEQVQQQIGMPLGVQTRFQGAAEAFQASLSSTLLLILAAVVTMYIVLGVLYESYIHPVTILSTLPSAAVGALLALLLSGNDLGMIAIIGIILLIGIVKKNAIMMIDFALEAERHQGMSPREAIYQAALLRFRPILMTTLAALFGAVPLMLATGSGAELRQPLGLVMVGGLLVSQVLTLFTTPVIYLYFDRLARRRRPATDTQQAEA from the coding sequence ATGAACCTCTCGCGCCTGTTCATCCTGCGGCCGGTCGCCACCACGCTGAGCATGCTGGCCATCGTCCTGGCCGGCCTGATCGCCTACAAGCTGCTGCCGGTCTCGGCGTTGCCCCAGGTCGACTACCCGACCATCCGCGTCATGACCCTGTACCCCGGCGCCAGCCCACAGGTCATGACCAGCGCGGTCACCGCCCCGCTGGAACGCCAGTTCGGCCAGATGCCCGGCCTGACCCAGATGGCCTCGACCAGCTCCGGCGGCGCCTCGGTACTGACCCTGCGCTTCAACCTCGACATGAACATGGATGTCGCCGAACAGCAGGTGCAGGCTGCGATCAATGCCGCTACCAACCTGCTGCCCAGCGACCTGCCGGCACCGCCGGTGTACAACAAGGTCAACCCGGCCGACACCCCGGTGCTGACCCTGGCCATCTCGTCCAAAACCATGCCACTGCCCAAGCTCAACGACTTGGTCGATACCCGCGTGGCGCAGAAGCTTGCGCAGATCAGCGGCGTGGGCATGGTCAGCATCGCCGGTGGCCAGCGCCAGGCGGTGCGCATCAAGGTCAACGTCGACGCCCTGGCGGCCAACGGCCTGAACCTCGAGGACGTGCGCACCCTGATCGGGGCATCCAACGTCAACCAGCCCAAGGGCAACTTCGATGGCCCGACCCGTGTGTCGATGCTCGACGCCAACGACCAGCTGCGCTCGCCTGAGGAATACGCCAACCTGATCCTGGCCTACAACAATGGGGCACCGCTGCGCCTGAAGGATGTCGCCGAGATCGTCGATGGCGCCGAGAACGAGCGCCTGGCGGCCTGGGCCAACGAAAACCAGGCGGTGCTGCTGAACATCCAGCGCCAGCCCGGGGCCAACGTCATCGAAGTGGTCGACCTGATCAAGGCCATGCTCCCGTCGATCACCGACAACCTGCCGGCCGGCCTGGACGTGATGGTCCTGACCGACCGTACCCAGACCATCCGTGCCGCGGTCAAGGACGTGCAGCACGAGCTGCTGATCGCTATCGCCCTGGTGGTCATGGTCACCTTCGTCTTCCTGCGCCGCTTCAGCGCCACCATCATCCCGTCGATCGCCGTGCCGCTGTCGCTGATCGGTACCTTCGGCGTGATGTACCTGGCCGGCTTCTCGGTCAACAACCTGACCCTGATGGCCCTGACCATCGCCACCGGCTTCGTGGTGGACGACGCCATCGTCATGCTGGAGAACATCTCGCGGCACATCGAGGAGGGTGAGACGCCGCTGCAGGCGGCGCTCAAGGGCGCCCGGCAGATCGGTTTCACCTTGGTTTCGCTGACCTTCTCGTTGATCGCGGTGCTGATCCCGCTGCTGTTCATGGCCGATGTGGTCGGCCGCCTGTTCCGCGAGTTCGCCATCACCCTGGCGGTGGCGATCCTGATCTCCCTGGTGGTGTCGCTGACCCTCACGCCGATGATGTGCGCACGTCTGCTCAAGCGCGAGCCCAGGGAAGAGGAGCAGGGGCGCTTCTACCGTGCCAGCGGCGCCTGGATCGACTGGCTGATCGAGCGCTATGGCCGTGGCCTGCAGTGGGTCCTCAAGCACCAGCCGTTGACCTTGCTGGTCGCTGTCGCCAGCTTGGCGCTGACGGTGTTCCTCTACATCATCGTGCCCAAGGGTTTCTTCCCGGTGCAGGACACCGGGGTGATCCAGGGCATTTCCGAAGCACCGCAAGCCACCTCGTTCGCCGCCATGAGCGAACGCCAGCAGGCCCTGAGCAAGGTGATCCTGCAGGACCCGGCTGTGCAGAGCCTGTCGTCCTATATCGGCGTGGACGGTGACAACGCCACCCTCAACAGTGGCCGCTTGCTGATCAACCTCAAGCCCCACGGCGAGCGCGATGTCACCGCCAGCGGGGTGATCGAGCGCCTGCAACCGCAGCTCGACACACTGGTGGGTATTCGCCTGTTCATGCAACCGGTGCAGGACCTGAGCATCGAGGACCGGGTCAGCCGTACCCAGTACCAGTTCAGCCTGTCGTCCCCGGACGCCGACCTGCTCGCCGAATGGAGCGGCAAGCTGGTCCAGGCCCTGCAGCAACGCCCCGAACTCCAGGACGTGGCCAGCGATCTGCAGGACAAGGGCCTGCAGGTATACCTGGTGATCGACCGTGACATGGCCAGCCGCCTGGGCATCAGCGTGTCGCAGATCACCAATGCCTTGTACGACGCCTTCGGCCAGCGGCAGATCTCCACCATCTACACCCAGGCCAGCCAGTACCGCGTGGTGCTGCAGTCGCAGACCGCCTCGAGCATCGGCCCGCAGGCGCTGGAGTCGATCCACGTCAAGGCCAGCGACGGGGGCCAGGTGCGTCTCTCGGCGCTCGCCCGCATCGAGCAGCGCCAGGCGCAGCTGGCGATTTCCCATATCGGCCAGTTTCCAGCGGTGATGATGTCGTTCAACCTGGCCCACGGCGCGTCCCTGGGCGAGGCGGTCAAGGTCATCGAGCAGGTACAGCAGCAGATCGGTATGCCGCTGGGTGTGCAGACGCGCTTCCAGGGCGCCGCCGAAGCGTTCCAGGCCTCGTTGTCGAGCACCTTGCTGCTGATCCTGGCGGCGGTGGTGACCATGTACATCGTGCTGGGCGTGCTCTATGAGAGTTACATCCATCCCGTGACCATCCTCTCGACATTGCCGTCGGCAGCGGTCGGCGCGTTGCTCGCCTTGCTGTTGAGCGGCAATGACCTGGGCATGATCGCCATCATCGGCATCATCCTGCTGATCGGCATCGTCAAGAAGAACGCCATCATGATGATCGACTTCGCCCTGGAGGCTGAGCGCCACCAGGGCATGTCCCCACGCGAGGCGATCTACCAGGCTGCGCTGCTGCGCTTCCGGCCGATCCTGATGACCACCCTGGCAGCATTGTTCGGTGCTGTGCCGCTGATGCTCGCCACCGGCTCCGGCGCCGAGCTGCGCCAGCCGCTGGGGCTGGTGATGGTCGGCGGCCTGCTGGTCAGCCAGGTGCTGACGCTGTTCACCACGCCGGTGATCTACCTGTACTTCGACCGCCTGGCACGCCGCAGGCGCCCGGCCACCGACACGCAGCAGGCCGAGGCATGA
- a CDS encoding MdtA/MuxA family multidrug efflux RND transporter periplasmic adaptor subunit has protein sequence MQASVSRSPRRWLFGLLILLLVALLAWWLWPATPPHQAQPSGRPGKGMGMGMGGRPGFGASSDPVPVRVAPVHVGDFPLYYKALGTVTATNTVNVRSRVAGELVKIHFKEGQQVKAGELLAEIDPRPYRIALQQAEGTLAQNQAQLKNAQVDLARYKGLYAEDSIAKQTLDTAEAQVAQFQGLVKTNQAAVADARLNLDFTQIRAPISGRVGLRQLDLGNLVAANDTTALVVITQTEPISVAFTLPETELSTVLTRYRSGASLPVEAWDRADSKLQSTGVLGSLDNQIDTTTGTLKFKARFDNQDQALFPNQFVNVRLLADTLKQVVLAPAAAIQFGNDGTFAYVVNAESNVNIRKVKVGASDGEQSVILEGLAAGDRLVLEGTDRLREGSKVEVVEDSSQVPTTPGQHLQGQDAKGSAQAGESGKAGA, from the coding sequence ATGCAAGCTTCTGTCTCTCGCTCCCCTCGTCGCTGGCTTTTCGGCCTGCTGATCCTGCTGCTGGTGGCCTTGCTGGCCTGGTGGCTGTGGCCCGCGACGCCGCCCCACCAGGCGCAGCCCAGCGGCCGGCCGGGGAAGGGCATGGGCATGGGAATGGGCGGGCGTCCAGGCTTTGGCGCCTCCAGTGACCCGGTGCCGGTGCGTGTGGCGCCGGTGCATGTCGGTGACTTCCCGCTGTACTACAAGGCCCTGGGTACCGTTACCGCGACCAACACCGTCAACGTACGCAGCCGCGTGGCCGGTGAACTGGTCAAGATCCACTTCAAGGAGGGCCAGCAGGTCAAGGCTGGCGAGCTGCTCGCCGAGATCGACCCACGCCCGTACCGCATCGCCTTGCAACAGGCCGAAGGTACCCTGGCGCAGAACCAGGCCCAGTTGAAGAACGCCCAGGTCGACCTGGCGCGCTACAAGGGCTTGTATGCCGAGGACAGCATCGCCAAGCAGACCCTCGACACTGCCGAGGCCCAGGTGGCGCAGTTCCAGGGGCTGGTCAAGACCAACCAGGCCGCGGTCGCCGACGCTCGCCTGAACCTGGACTTCACCCAGATCCGCGCCCCGATCAGCGGCCGCGTCGGCCTGCGTCAGCTCGACCTGGGCAACCTGGTGGCAGCCAACGACACCACTGCCCTGGTGGTCATCACCCAGACCGAGCCGATCAGCGTCGCCTTCACCCTGCCGGAAACCGAACTCTCCACGGTGCTTACGCGCTACCGCAGCGGTGCCAGCCTGCCGGTCGAAGCGTGGGACCGCGCAGACAGCAAACTGCAATCCACCGGTGTGCTGGGCAGCCTCGACAACCAGATCGACACCACCACCGGTACCCTGAAGTTCAAGGCCCGGTTCGATAACCAGGACCAGGCTCTGTTCCCCAACCAGTTCGTCAATGTGCGCCTGCTGGCCGACACGCTCAAGCAAGTGGTATTGGCCCCGGCCGCAGCGATCCAGTTTGGTAACGACGGTACCTTCGCCTACGTGGTCAATGCCGAAAGCAACGTCAATATCCGCAAGGTCAAGGTCGGTGCCAGCGATGGTGAACAGAGCGTGATCCTGGAAGGCTTGGCCGCAGGTGATCGTCTGGTGCTCGAAGGCACCGACCGCCTGCGCGAAGGCAGCAAGGTCGAAGTGGTGGAGGACAGCTCGCAAGTACCGACCACTCCCGGCCAGCACCTGCAGGGCCAGGATGCCAAGGGCTCGGCCCAGGCCGGTGAGTCGGGCAAGGCGGGCGCATGA
- the tpx gene encoding thiol peroxidase, whose protein sequence is MAQVTLQGNPVQVSGSLPQVGTQAPAFTLVGEGLADKSLKDYAGKRKVLNIFPSVDTPTCATSVRKFNAQANEVTNTVVLCISADLPFAQARFCGAEGLENVQNLSTLRGREFLENYGVAIADGPLAGLAARAVVVLDENDKVLHSELVGEIADEPNYDAALAVLK, encoded by the coding sequence ATGGCTCAAGTAACTTTGCAAGGTAACCCGGTTCAAGTCAGCGGCAGCCTCCCTCAGGTGGGCACCCAGGCCCCAGCTTTCACCTTGGTCGGTGAAGGCCTGGCCGACAAGTCGCTGAAGGACTACGCCGGCAAGCGCAAGGTGTTGAACATCTTCCCAAGCGTCGACACCCCGACCTGCGCGACGTCCGTACGCAAATTCAATGCCCAGGCCAACGAGGTGACCAACACCGTGGTGCTGTGCATTTCCGCCGACTTGCCATTCGCCCAGGCCCGCTTCTGCGGTGCCGAAGGCCTGGAGAACGTGCAGAACCTGTCTACCCTGCGTGGTCGCGAGTTCCTGGAGAACTACGGCGTGGCCATCGCCGACGGCCCGCTGGCTGGCCTGGCTGCCCGCGCGGTGGTGGTGCTGGACGAGAACGACAAGGTCCTGCACAGCGAGCTGGTTGGCGAGATCGCCGACGAGCCGAACTACGACGCGGCGCTGGCTGTCCTGAAGTAA
- a CDS encoding efflux RND transporter permease subunit: MNLSGPFIRRPVATMLLSLAIMLLGGVSFGLLPVSPLPQMDFPVIVVQANLPGASPEVMAATVATPLERKLGSIAGVTTLTSSSNQGSTRVIIGFEMGRDIDGAAREVQAAINATRNLLPSGMRSMPTYRKINPSQAPIMVLSLTSDVLQKGQLYDLADTILAQSLSQVSGVGEVQIGGSSLPAVRIAVEPQLLNQYGLSLDEVRTAVANANQRRPMGFVEDAERNWQVRANDQLEKADDYKPVVIRQQDGSILRLADVATITDGVENRYNSGFFNDQSAVLLVVNRQSGANIIQTVEQIKTQLPALQSLLPASVKLDVAMDRSPVIKATLKEAEHTLLIAVVLVILVVYLFLGNLRASLIPSLAVPVSLVGTFAVMYLCGFSLNNLSLMALILATGLVVDDAIVVLENISRHIEEGQPPMRAAFLGAKEVGFTLLSMNVSLVAVFVSILFMGGIVRGLFLEFSITLAAAILVSLLVSLTLTPMLCSRWLKPHAQEQNRLQQWSDRVHQRMVAAYDRSLGWALRHKRLTLLSLLVTIGVNIALYVVVPKTLMPQQDTGQLQGFIRGDDGLSFSVMQPKMEIYRRALLADPAVQSVAGFIGGNSGTNNAFVLVRLKPIGERKLSAQQVIERLRKEMPKVPGGRLFLMADQDLQLGSAGRDQSTSQYLYTLQSGDLAALREWFPKVVAALRALPQLTAIDARDGAGTQQVTLVVDRDQAKRLGIDMDMVTTVLNNAYSQRQISTIYDSLNQYQVVLEINPRYAWDPKTLEQVQVITAEGARVPLSTFAHYENSLANDRVSHEGQFASENIAFDVAEGYSPDQAMAAVERAVATLGLPEEVIAKLGGTADVFAKTTQGQPLMILGALVLVYLVLGILYESYIHPLTILSTLPSAGVGALLALYATGGEFSLISLLGLFLLIGVVKKNAILMIDLALQLERHDGLSPEESIRRACLLRLRPILMTTLAAILGALPLLLSRAEGAEMRQPLGLTIIGGLVFSQVLTLYTTPVVYLYLDRLRHRFNRWRGVRTDAALDTPL; encoded by the coding sequence ATGAATCTCTCCGGGCCTTTCATCCGCCGGCCGGTGGCGACCATGCTGCTGAGCCTGGCGATCATGCTGCTCGGTGGCGTGAGCTTCGGCCTGCTACCGGTGTCGCCCTTGCCGCAGATGGATTTCCCGGTGATCGTGGTGCAGGCCAACCTGCCGGGTGCCAGCCCCGAAGTCATGGCCGCGACGGTGGCCACGCCGCTGGAGCGCAAGCTGGGCAGTATCGCCGGCGTCACCACGCTGACCAGCAGCTCCAACCAGGGCTCGACCCGCGTGATCATCGGCTTCGAGATGGGCCGCGATATCGATGGTGCGGCGCGCGAGGTGCAGGCGGCGATCAATGCCACGCGCAACCTGTTGCCCAGCGGCATGCGCAGCATGCCTACCTACCGCAAGATCAACCCGTCACAGGCGCCGATCATGGTGCTGTCGCTGACCTCCGATGTGCTGCAGAAAGGCCAGCTGTACGACCTGGCCGATACCATCCTGGCCCAGAGCCTGTCCCAGGTCAGTGGGGTAGGGGAAGTGCAGATCGGCGGCAGTTCGCTGCCGGCGGTGCGCATCGCCGTGGAGCCACAGTTGCTCAACCAGTACGGCCTGTCCCTGGACGAGGTGCGCACGGCGGTGGCCAACGCCAACCAGCGCCGGCCCATGGGGTTCGTCGAGGACGCCGAGCGCAACTGGCAGGTGCGGGCTAACGACCAGCTGGAAAAAGCCGACGACTACAAGCCGGTGGTGATCCGCCAGCAGGACGGTTCGATCCTGCGCCTGGCCGACGTGGCCACCATCACCGATGGCGTGGAGAACCGCTACAACAGCGGCTTCTTCAACGACCAGAGCGCGGTGTTGCTGGTGGTCAACCGCCAGTCCGGCGCCAACATCATCCAGACGGTCGAGCAGATCAAGACCCAGCTACCCGCCTTGCAGTCGCTGCTGCCGGCCAGCGTCAAGCTGGATGTGGCCATGGACCGCTCGCCGGTGATCAAGGCCACCCTGAAGGAAGCCGAGCACACCTTGCTGATCGCCGTGGTGCTGGTGATCCTGGTGGTCTACCTGTTCCTCGGTAACCTGCGTGCGTCGCTGATCCCGAGCCTGGCCGTGCCGGTGTCGCTGGTCGGCACCTTCGCGGTCATGTACCTGTGCGGCTTTTCCCTGAACAACTTGTCGCTGATGGCGTTGATCCTCGCCACAGGTCTGGTGGTCGACGATGCCATCGTCGTGCTGGAGAACATCTCCCGACACATCGAAGAAGGCCAACCGCCCATGCGTGCGGCTTTCCTGGGGGCCAAGGAGGTGGGGTTCACGCTGTTGTCGATGAACGTCTCGCTGGTGGCGGTGTTCGTCTCGATCCTGTTCATGGGGGGCATCGTCCGCGGCTTGTTCCTGGAGTTTTCCATCACCCTGGCAGCCGCCATCCTGGTTTCGCTGCTGGTGTCGTTGACACTGACGCCAATGCTGTGCTCGCGCTGGCTCAAGCCCCACGCCCAGGAGCAGAACCGCCTGCAGCAGTGGAGCGACCGCGTGCACCAACGCATGGTGGCGGCCTATGACCGCAGCTTGGGCTGGGCCCTGCGGCACAAGCGCCTGACCCTGCTCAGCCTGCTGGTGACCATCGGCGTCAATATCGCCTTGTACGTGGTGGTGCCCAAGACCCTCATGCCGCAACAGGACACCGGTCAACTGCAGGGGTTCATCCGGGGCGACGATGGCCTGTCGTTCAGCGTGATGCAGCCGAAGATGGAAATCTACCGCCGGGCCCTGCTGGCAGACCCTGCGGTGCAGAGCGTGGCCGGTTTCATCGGTGGCAACAGCGGCACCAACAATGCCTTCGTGCTGGTGCGCCTCAAGCCGATCGGCGAGCGCAAGCTGTCGGCTCAGCAGGTGATCGAGCGCCTGCGCAAGGAAATGCCCAAGGTACCCGGCGGGCGTTTGTTCCTGATGGCTGACCAGGACCTGCAATTGGGCAGCGCCGGGCGCGACCAGTCCACATCGCAGTACCTCTATACCCTGCAGAGCGGTGACCTGGCGGCACTGCGCGAATGGTTCCCCAAGGTGGTCGCTGCCTTGCGCGCCTTGCCGCAGCTGACCGCCATCGATGCCCGTGATGGCGCCGGCACCCAGCAGGTGACGCTGGTGGTCGATCGCGACCAGGCCAAGCGCCTGGGCATCGACATGGACATGGTCACCACGGTGTTGAACAACGCCTACAGCCAGCGGCAGATCTCGACCATCTACGACAGCCTCAACCAGTACCAGGTGGTGTTGGAGATCAACCCCAGGTATGCCTGGGACCCCAAGACCCTGGAACAGGTGCAGGTGATCACTGCCGAGGGTGCCCGCGTGCCGTTGTCCACCTTCGCCCATTACGAGAACAGCCTGGCCAATGACCGCGTCAGCCATGAGGGCCAGTTCGCCTCCGAGAACATTGCCTTCGACGTTGCCGAAGGCTACAGCCCGGACCAGGCGATGGCGGCGGTGGAGCGCGCGGTGGCCACGCTCGGCCTGCCGGAAGAAGTGATTGCCAAGCTCGGTGGTACAGCCGATGTGTTCGCCAAGACTACCCAGGGCCAGCCACTGATGATCCTCGGCGCCCTGGTGTTGGTGTACCTGGTGCTGGGGATCCTCTACGAGAGCTATATCCATCCGCTGACCATTCTTTCCACCTTGCCTTCGGCTGGCGTCGGCGCCTTGCTCGCACTGTACGCAACCGGCGGTGAGTTCAGCCTGATCTCGCTGCTGGGGCTGTTCCTGCTGATCGGGGTGGTGAAGAAGAATGCCATCCTGATGATCGACCTGGCCTTGCAGCTGGAGCGCCATGATGGCCTGAGCCCGGAGGAGTCCATCCGTCGGGCGTGCCTGCTGCGCCTGCGTCCGATCCTGATGACCACCCTGGCAGCCATTCTTGGCGCGCTGCCGCTGTTGCTCAGCCGTGCCGAAGGTGCCGAGATGCGCCAGCCATTGGGCTTGACCATCATCGGCGGCCTGGTATTCAGCCAGGTCCTGACCCTCTACACCACGCCTGTGGTCTACCTGTACCTCGACCGCCTGCGCCACCGTTTCAACCGTTGGCGCGGCGTGCGCACCGACGCCGCACTGGATACCCCGCTATGA
- a CDS encoding serine/threonine transporter, producing the protein MNEQAPSVEQRFEESTPATLGSWSRQDTTWMLGLFGTAIGAGTLFLPINAGLGGFWPLLILAVLAFPMTYYAHRGLTRFVLSGHSGDITDVVEEHFGLKAGALITVLYFFAIFPILLIYSVALTNTVSSFMEHQLHMTPPPRAILSFVLILGLLAIVRCGEQATVKVMSLLVYPFIVALALLALYLVPHWNGGILDSATTLPTGSAFLHTLWLAIPVMVFSFNHSPIISAFAVDQKRRYGEHADQRSGQILARAHLLMVAMVLFFVFSCVLTLSSAQLAEAKAQNLSILSYLANHFSNPAIAFAAPLIAFIAIAKSFLGHYIGASEGLKGIIAKAGLRPGAKALDRVVAALMLVVCWVVATLNPSILGMIESLGGPIIAALLFLMPMYAIRRVPSMRKYSGAMSNVFVVVLGLVAMSSVVYSVVDSLLG; encoded by the coding sequence ATGAATGAGCAGGCCCCAAGCGTCGAACAGCGCTTCGAAGAATCGACCCCCGCCACCCTTGGCAGCTGGTCGCGACAAGACACCACCTGGATGCTGGGCCTGTTTGGCACGGCGATCGGTGCCGGGACCTTGTTCCTGCCGATCAACGCCGGCCTTGGCGGTTTCTGGCCACTGCTGATCCTGGCCGTGCTGGCCTTCCCGATGACCTACTATGCCCACCGTGGCCTGACCCGTTTCGTCCTTTCCGGGCACAGTGGCGACATCACCGACGTAGTGGAAGAACACTTCGGGCTCAAGGCCGGTGCCTTGATCACCGTGCTGTATTTCTTCGCCATCTTCCCGATCCTGCTGATCTATAGCGTTGCCCTGACCAACACCGTCAGCAGCTTCATGGAGCACCAACTGCACATGACCCCGCCACCGCGAGCGATCCTGTCGTTCGTGCTGATTCTGGGGCTGTTGGCGATCGTGCGTTGCGGCGAGCAGGCCACGGTCAAGGTCATGAGCCTGCTGGTGTATCCGTTCATCGTTGCCCTGGCCTTGCTGGCCCTGTACCTGGTGCCGCACTGGAACGGCGGCATCCTGGACAGCGCCACCACGCTGCCGACCGGTTCGGCCTTCCTGCATACCCTGTGGCTGGCGATTCCGGTGATGGTGTTCTCCTTCAACCATTCGCCGATCATTTCGGCCTTCGCGGTCGACCAAAAGCGCCGTTACGGTGAGCATGCCGACCAGCGCAGTGGCCAGATCCTGGCCCGTGCCCACCTGCTGATGGTGGCCATGGTGCTGTTCTTCGTCTTCAGCTGCGTGCTGACCCTCAGCAGCGCGCAACTGGCCGAGGCCAAGGCGCAGAACCTGTCGATCCTGTCTTACCTGGCCAACCACTTCAGCAACCCGGCCATTGCCTTTGCGGCGCCGCTGATTGCTTTCATCGCCATCGCCAAGTCGTTCCTGGGCCATTACATCGGTGCCAGCGAAGGCCTCAAGGGCATCATCGCCAAGGCTGGCCTGCGCCCCGGCGCCAAGGCCCTGGACCGCGTGGTCGCCGCGCTGATGCTGGTGGTGTGCTGGGTCGTCGCTACCCTGAACCCGAGCATCCTGGGCATGATCGAGTCCCTGGGCGGCCCGATCATCGCGGCGCTGCTGTTCCTGATGCCGATGTACGCCATCCGTCGCGTGCCGTCGATGCGTAAGTACAGCGGCGCGATGTCCAACGTCTTCGTCGTGGTGCTTGGCCTGGTCGCCATGTCTTCGGTGGTCTATTCGGTGGTCGATAGTCTGCTGGGCTGA
- a CDS encoding efflux transporter outer membrane subunit, with protein sequence MNFAQTPLHRALQMLTRGRGSRLVGAGLCAVLLSACTLSPDYHRPALATPAQFKQAEGWTQANPSDAIARGAWWEIYGDSELNALVDELNRSNQTVAQYEAQYRQAQALVRSSRGALFPSLDLSVGKTRSAQGTGSSSSSLSNNSSGIRNTYNAQLGVSWEIDLWGKLRETLNANEASAQASLADLAGIRLSLQSELVQNYLQLRVIDEHKRLLEATVAAYERSLRMNQNQYRAGVAGPDAVAQARTQLKSTQADLIDLAWQRAQYENAIAVLLGKAPADFALADSKAIPALPQIPLSLPSQLLERRPDIAAAERNVMAANANIGVARAAYFPDLSLSMSGGYSSSSFSNWIELPNRYWSVGPSLAMTLFDAGRRSAEVDRTVAVYDQTVAQYRQTVLDGFKEVENYLVQLKVYSDEAVVRQEALEAARESLRLTENQYRAGLISYLDVVNVQTTALSNERSVLSLLQGRLVASVQLIAALGGGWDAKQALAEAGQGY encoded by the coding sequence ATGAATTTCGCCCAGACCCCACTTCACCGCGCCCTGCAGATGCTGACCCGCGGGCGCGGCTCGCGCCTGGTCGGCGCTGGCCTGTGCGCAGTACTGCTCAGTGCCTGTACCTTGAGCCCGGACTATCACCGCCCAGCGCTTGCGACCCCGGCACAGTTCAAGCAGGCCGAAGGCTGGACCCAGGCCAACCCCTCCGACGCCATCGCCCGAGGGGCTTGGTGGGAAATCTACGGTGACAGCGAGCTGAACGCGCTGGTCGATGAGCTCAACCGCAGCAACCAGACCGTTGCCCAGTACGAGGCCCAGTACCGCCAGGCCCAGGCTCTGGTGCGCAGCAGCCGGGGCGCACTGTTCCCCAGCCTCGACCTGTCGGTGGGCAAGACCCGTTCGGCCCAGGGCACCGGCAGCAGCAGTTCGAGCTTGTCCAATAACAGCAGCGGTATTCGCAACACCTACAACGCCCAGCTTGGCGTGAGTTGGGAGATAGACCTGTGGGGCAAGCTACGCGAAACCTTGAATGCCAACGAAGCCAGTGCCCAGGCTAGTCTGGCTGACCTGGCCGGCATTCGCCTGAGCCTGCAGTCGGAACTGGTGCAGAACTACCTGCAATTGCGCGTCATCGATGAACACAAGCGCCTGCTGGAAGCCACCGTGGCGGCCTACGAGCGCTCGTTGCGGATGAACCAGAACCAGTACCGGGCAGGTGTCGCCGGGCCTGACGCGGTCGCCCAGGCGCGAACCCAGCTCAAGAGCACCCAGGCGGACCTGATCGACCTGGCTTGGCAGCGTGCCCAGTACGAGAATGCCATTGCCGTTTTGCTGGGCAAGGCGCCGGCGGACTTTGCTCTGGCCGACAGCAAGGCCATTCCGGCATTGCCACAGATTCCGCTGTCGCTGCCTTCGCAATTACTGGAACGCCGCCCCGACATCGCAGCGGCCGAGCGCAACGTGATGGCCGCCAACGCCAACATCGGCGTGGCCCGCGCGGCTTATTTCCCGGACCTGAGCCTGAGCATGAGCGGTGGCTATTCCAGCAGCAGTTTCAGCAATTGGATCGAGCTGCCCAACCGCTACTGGTCGGTAGGGCCGTCACTGGCCATGACCCTGTTCGATGCTGGCAGGCGCAGTGCCGAGGTCGACCGCACCGTCGCGGTATACGACCAGACCGTGGCCCAGTACCGACAAACCGTGCTCGATGGGTTCAAGGAAGTGGAAAACTACCTGGTACAGCTGAAGGTATACAGCGACGAAGCGGTGGTGCGCCAGGAGGCGCTGGAGGCGGCCCGCGAATCGTTGCGCCTGACCGAGAACCAGTATCGTGCCGGCCTGATCAGCTACCTGGATGTGGTCAATGTGCAGACCACCGCGCTGAGCAATGAGCGCAGCGTGCTGAGCTTGCTCCAGGGCAGGTTGGTTGCCAGCGTACAGCTGATCGCCGCGTTGGGGGGAGGCTGGGATGCCAAGCAGGCCCTGGCCGAGGCTGGTCAAGGGTACTGA